A DNA window from Paenibacillus antri contains the following coding sequences:
- a CDS encoding thymidine kinase encodes MAQLYYRYGTMNSGKSIEVLRVAHNYEEQGKSVLLFTPSIDSRYGTGVVTSRIGLHKEATIVGDDTDMVALTCEAMPDCVIVDEAQFLSEAQVLQLTEIVDRLKIPVLCYGLRADFMGRLFPGSTALFSWADKIEEIKTICWYCNRKALMNMRYKDGIPVFHGEQIQIGGNESYLPVCRRCYKEARTRFVEAAGANV; translated from the coding sequence ATGGCACAATTGTATTACCGATACGGCACGATGAACAGCGGCAAATCGATCGAAGTGCTGCGCGTGGCCCACAATTACGAGGAACAAGGCAAGTCCGTGCTCCTCTTCACTCCGTCGATCGACTCCCGGTACGGCACGGGCGTCGTCACATCCCGCATCGGACTGCATAAGGAAGCGACGATCGTCGGCGACGACACGGATATGGTCGCGTTGACCTGCGAAGCGATGCCCGATTGCGTCATCGTGGACGAAGCGCAGTTTTTGTCCGAGGCGCAAGTGCTCCAGCTCACCGAAATCGTGGATCGGTTGAAGATCCCCGTCTTATGCTACGGCCTGCGCGCCGACTTCATGGGACGTCTGTTCCCGGGCAGCACGGCGCTCTTCTCTTGGGCCGACAAGATCGAGGAGATTAAGACGATCTGCTGGTACTGCAATCGGAAGGCGCTGATGAACATGCGGTACAAAGACGGCATCCCCGTCTTCCACGGCGAACAAATTCAGATCGGCGGCAACGAAAGCTATCTGCCGGTATGCCGCCGCTGTTATAAGGAAGCGCGCACGCGTTTCGTCGAAGCAGCCGGCGCGAACGTCTAG
- a CDS encoding bactofilin family protein: MFGKRKSSSGNVSVTDTFIGEGTIVEGKIVTTASLRIEGSVVGDIECSGDVTIGEKGIVRSIIAARSVFNAGTIEGSVIAKGKMTITSKGRVLGNINAGSLHVSEGAVFKGECAMDLPRGGELRPTKEKEKHHGKDKGQDAKQASA, encoded by the coding sequence ATGTTCGGCAAACGCAAATCATCGTCGGGCAACGTAAGCGTCACCGACACGTTCATCGGCGAAGGCACGATCGTCGAGGGCAAGATCGTGACCACGGCGAGTCTGCGCATCGAAGGAAGCGTCGTCGGCGACATCGAATGCTCGGGTGACGTCACCATCGGGGAGAAAGGCATCGTACGCTCCATCATCGCCGCCCGCAGCGTATTCAACGCCGGGACGATCGAGGGCAGCGTCATCGCGAAGGGCAAGATGACGATCACCAGCAAGGGGCGCGTCCTCGGCAACATCAACGCGGGTTCGCTGCACGTCTCCGAGGGCGCCGTCTTCAAGGGCGAGTGCGCCATGGACTTGCCGCGGGGCGGCGAGCTCCGCCCGACGAAGGAGAAGGAGAAGCACCACGGCAAGGACAAAGGGCAAGACGCGAAGCAAGCGTCCGCCTGA